The following is a genomic window from Episyrphus balteatus chromosome 1, idEpiBalt1.1, whole genome shotgun sequence.
GCACAACAAAGAAAACAGCGGAGACGATATTCTTTTGCCATCAGCCGAAGGTCAAAAGAATCGTAGCCGCAAGTCTTCACGAAATTCTCCCATTCGTTTGCCAAAGCGTCGCCTTAGTTCGCAAGATAGTATGGATACAATTGAAGATCCAGCTAAGCGTGTTCGTATGACGTCCTCAACAGAGACATCTGCAAACCTGATAAACAATCATAAAATCAGCGATCGACGGGACTCTAAAGATCCCAGCTCCAAGAAGCACCATAAGTCGTCCTCGTCATCCCACAAAAACACTAATAATGATGAAAAActacaacatcaacaacaacagctGAATGAAGCGACATCTGTTGAGCATAGATACCGTAAAGATTCTGGCTTTGAAgagaaaaaattcaagaaaagtGATCCAGGTACCTTTTCGATGCTAATGCAACGCTTCAAAAAGCACAACAATAAAGACGACAAAGATGCCATTACAAATAACATTAACGAGAAACATGAAGACCAGCATATGTTTGTCAATAATCAGCCAGAAGAATCAGAAAATGTAGCTCCTAAAACCCCACAACACACTGGTGCAGCTTCGTCCGATGAAGAAGATCGTCAACGGCAACAATCGcaacaccatcatcatcatcaccaacgACACAAGAGCAAACGTGAGCATCGTGAAAAGAAGCGTCACAGCATTGGAGACTTTGAAGATCGCGAAAAGAAAGATCAATGCGAATCATCAAGTCGCCATCACGATCGCAAATCATCCCGCTCTGATGAGGGTTCACACTCGCATCATCGACATCAACAACACCATCCGCCAAAGCCATCATCTTCATGTGGTAGCAATAGTGGAGGTGAAAAATCATCATCGCATCGAAATAAATCGACTCCAACGAGTCGTCTCATGCTGAGTGATTCCAATGATTCCGATTCTGATGCGCAGACGTCTAAGAAGCATTCCATATTTGATATCCCAGACGAAGGACCGTATGTGTCCATGTACGACAAAGTGAAAGCACGTTCTTGCAAGAATATGCAAAAGCAAGAAGAAGAGAAGAAAATCAAGGCGAAGTTCTCTCAATTGAAGCAGTGTCGAGCgaaaagagaagaaaagaaACGCTCCACCTCATATGATGGAGATTCCGATTCAGATTTTGAAGATCGCCAACAGCGGTATCGTAGTGGCTACAAATTGAATCGCTGCGGAGGCTTTATAAGCTCTTCCGATGAAAGTGTAATAATTCAACGGCGAGTTAGTGCAACTGGCTGCAATAACATATCCGATGATTCTGACTCGGATACACGTCGAATGAGCTTCAATCGCAAACGTCTCAATGAACTTTGTGATGCTGATGATAGCTCTGAAACGGGTATCTACATCCGCAAGAGTTCACCATGCAAAAAGATTTCTTCAAAACGCAACTCTCGATCAACTCGTATAGAATCGGATTCCTCCGATATGGATGTTGAAGCTCCAACTCAGACATCATCTGTGAAACTAGAAAACAACGAAGACACAGAAGACATTGTCGAACATAAATTCAAGCCTGAAATTAAGAAAGAACATTCAGAAGATGAACAAGTTCAAATTGTTGTGAagacagaaaaaatcaaatctgaAGGTGAAGATTGTGAAGTCGATGAAGAAACTAAACCAAATGTACTTCCACCTCCACCAGTGTCTATTATGTGTGAAGTCAAAAAAGAAAGTAAAGATTTCTTCGAATTGATTACCGAATCGGACAATAATAATGTACATTCTGAAAGTGCTCTCGAAAGTAAAGAATCCATATTTGATTCTCATTATTCACCAGAGGGTCGAAAGAAACATAAAAAGAGCAAGAAACGACAGAAAACACCTCTGCCCTTGGACAGTGACACAAATGTATCTGATAAAATGGAAAAGATTGAAAATACTGTTGAGAAGTTCGAAACCAATTGCTCTTCAGCTCCAATGATTGATCTTTTCGATAAACTCAAAGAAGAAACCATTGCAGCAGCAACAGTTCCGCCGCCAAATCAAACAACTGTACAAGTGAACAATATTGCTGCTCCTTCTACACCAACTACCATCTTAAGTGAGAAGAAGCGTCATAAGGATCGCAAGGATAAGAAACGTGAGAAGTTTCGCAGTGTTGATTTTGACAAGTCCACTTTATCCAAAGAAGAACGACATCGACTTAAGAAAtctaaaaagtcaaaaagtgctGATCTTACTCGGTATACTCCTTCATCTGCTAATACAACACCTTCCATTAATTCAACAGTTTCTTCACAAAATCAGAAGAGAactgaagaaaaaatggaataCATATTTGGTCCCATCTCGGACGAGGAGGAATCCCAACTGTCGGGTAGTGAACCGATTGTTCACACCAAATCAGAGTGTGGTCCAGTCGTGTCAGCTGCAATAAATCCCTACAAAACCGAACCTCTTACACCCAAGTCACACACTGTCgaagaaaatgaagaaaacaagcAAAAGACTTTGAGTTCTTCACATGTGGAACGCGAGCGACACCGCAAAGAAAAGCGAGAGAAGAAACGCAAAGAACGTGAGAAGTCTCGAGAACAACACGCTCTGGCAGCACTCCAAACCTCAGTTTCTGCCCACACAACAGCCAAGGTGGAAGATGATAATAGCGTGGACTTGGATGAAGCTGGTCGAGCACTTGAAGCTCAACTAATGGAAGATTCTGATAACAAAATGACAGACGAAACGACACCATCTACAGCTGCGACATATCGCAGTGATATGACAGACGTCTTTCGATTCTCTGATGGTGATGAAAATAGTATGGAAGTTATTCCTCCTCAAACGGCAACAGGAACAGCTGAAAAGAAAGATGTTTCACATCAGCCAacacagcagcaacaacaacaagatcatcataaaaataaagaaaagaagaagaaaaagaagcgATCCAAAGAGGAACGTCATCATCAACGGCGAGAGCACCATCAtaatcaacaacaacagcaacaaacacagcaacaacagcagcaacaattGGATGAGACAGCAATTATGTCGCCTCCACCATTGTGCTCTAGCAAGCTTTCAATTGACATTGAAGATGAGCTTAAAGATCCAGCTCCCTTATGTAAGCCCTCACCAAGCCTACCATGTCTATTTGATGATGATGAACCTACAAATATCCCCAAGACATCTGCAGATATTCTCTTGAGATCACCAATTAGAGAGAAGACTTTGATAAGTCCAATTCCAAAGACTCCAACTCTAATATCTTCTACAGTAACACCTGTTACAGCTGTCTTGACTTCGACCACACCGCCATCATCAAAGGTTCCATCATTGACTAAACCAACCATGTCAACAGTGACTGAACCCAAGAAGAAACCAGAGAATTTCATTCCTGGATTTGATGGTGAACTTGATGAAAAAATCAGTGAATCAGCAGTGCAATCAATTTCGGCTGATTTTACTGCATCAGCAATTGATTCGATTGTTGATGTCGAACCAAAGATTCCAGTACAAAGTCCACCAGATTCAACCAAACACCTAgaaaaaatcgaagaaaaatCACGTGTGGTTATATCTCAAGAAGAAACCGAAGATGCTGTAGCTGCTTTGCTTGGAGAAAGTTTTGGCAACTCTAGCACAGTTGATTATTCTCTTACCGATGATCCTTGTGATTTACAATCGACAGTAATTGATGAAGTGGTATCACAGACTGTTGAAGAAGAACAATCAGCTGCTGTTATTCCTGAAGAAGATGCTGAAGAAATGTTGAAAGCTGTACAATCACTTAGCAATGAAGACATTGATATCAAAGCGGACACACCACAATCCGAACAAGACTTGCAAATTGATACTGATACTGAAGAGTCACCCGAAGATGAAAGACCAAAAACACCAGATGTTGATTTTGATCAATTGAAGGGTAAAAAGTCAGAACCAACGGAAGTGTCGTCGGCTCCTAAAGAGACCAAAGAAATAAAGAAGTCCATAGTTGAAGCTGCCACAACTCCATCGGTCATTACAAAAGTAACAGACTCTACAAAGAAGGAAGAAGATAAGAAACCCTCATCATCTGAGCTACCGAAGAAACCTCTTCCTCCTAAAATTGAACCACCGACCATAACAAAAGAACAACCAGCTGTACAACCAGTACAGACTATTCTTCAGCCTCCGCAGCAACAAACATTGGCGCAAACAACTCCGGTTGTTAAAGTTGAGACTCCATTGCAAATTCAACCTCTTAAAACTAATGCTACACCGGTAGCACCACCATCACAATCTCCGAAAGTTCCTGTACCTACTAATCAATCGGTACTAATTGCTCGGCCTCAATTTACCATTCAACCGCCATCAATAAGTATACCCGATTCACAGCCACCAGCACATTTTATACATCCTTCGATAAATGTTGTTGTTTCACCGAGATCTACGACAGATCTCAAAATGCATTCTCCACGAGCGCAACAACAACCGCCTTCGCCATCAATTAGCGGTGTCCGGGTACCATCTCCACATAGTCCAAATGTGCAACAACGTGGTGCAAGTAACATTCGGCAGCAGCTAAGTCCGGTAACATCACCGACACCTCCACAGCCACATGTGATCCTACAGCAGAGGCAGTTGATGTCACCGCCATGCACAGCTCCACCACAAACAAGCAGTCCGAGCTCCATGGCGACTGGACTTAACAGAATGACAGTAACTACCGTCTCGTCGGTGTTGTCTCCGGCAACTAAAGCCACTGTTCATCCTGTTGTGCTTCCCAATATGATCAACGCAACTAGTAATATGAATGTTCCAACTGAACAGCCTGAAAACAAAGAAACTAAACATTCGAAGAATCATCAAGCATCGCCAATGAAACCGAACGCTTTTGATCAGCACATGATGCAGCAACAAAACCTTTCGACTGTTGCAAATAAAGTTGGTCAACCAGTTGCAAATGCTTATGGCAATTCGCCACAACAGCAACCTTCCCAATCGCCGCATCGCATGTCACCACATGTCTTGCAGCAGATGGGTAAGATGGCTACTCACCAGCAATTTATGCACCATCAGCATATGATGCAAATGCAGCAAGCCCAACAgcatcagcaacaacaacagcaactttTGCAGATGCAGCTACAGATGAAGAATGCACAGCAAAAGAATTCTCAACTAaagcaacatcaacaacaacaacctcctcagcaacaacaacaacaaaggtTATTGCAAACTTTGCATCCTCCAGTCTCGGCACCAAGTGGAGTTCCGTCAAGCACACCACATCCTGGTTCAACTTTGCATTGCAATAACGGTGGAAAAGATGCCATTGGCCGACCAATACAATCACAATCGCAACATGTTGTAATTGTACGTCAgccacagcagcaacaacaacagcaacaacaacagcaacaacaacagcaacaacaaccaaTAAGTTCTCAAATGCCGCAAATGCAAAAGGTTTTATTGCAACCGCAGCAACCACAAGTTACTACCGCCAAACCACAACCTCCAATAATtatgcagcaacaacaacaacagcatcaTAAGTTGCCTTCAACTCCTAATCTAATCATTCAACAGAAACAACCTGTTCCAACATCCTTTATACAGCAGCCACAACCTCAACAACAGATTCAACCTCAACAACAACCGATGACACCTCAGCAGCAGCAGTCTATGCCACCACATCAGCAATCGGCACCACATGTACAACCGTTGCAACAACTTCAACAACAACCACCTCAGCAGCCGATGCAACATTTGCTGCcattgcaacaacaacaaccaatgCATTCTAGACATCACCTGCCAACACAACCGGAACCACCACAACAACCAAACATTGTTGTGAAGCCTCCGCAACAAGAATTGCCTACATTACAAAAGAGTCATGCACCTCATATGCCACAGTTGCTCCATGATGAACCAGTCATCACCAAGCCACCATCTACACCAGCTAAAGAGGTTACTCCTAAACCAAATGATTCTGATGCAATAAAGATTCTAGAAAAACCACCAACAACTCCTGTGGTTGCTGAAGTCAAACCTACAGAATCTAAACCAGCAGAAGAAAATGTATCGGTTATTAAGAATCAACCAACAATTTCTCCAGTTGTTGTATCTTCACCAATCCAACaacatcaaaataaagaaaaatctcTATTGACGGAAGAAAATGTAACAAAGATTTCTCCACCTAAAGAAGATGAAATCGAACAAGATTCTAAAGAGGACAGTGATTATTGGTCTGCTAAAGAATTGAACATCGATTCGGTGATCAAAAAGGTCGATGCTGCTATATGTTCCACTGAGGAGAGCAAGAAAGTTCCAACTCCAGATGTTGTCATTCCAATACCATCTCCAACAATTTCTACTAAtatcgagaaaattgaaaagaaagaaCCAAGTCAATCTAAAGCTTCTGTAGTTCCACCGCCAATAACTCCTGAAGAGAAACTTCACAATTCTTCGGCTAGTGTGGACATTAGTGAAGTTGATCGTACAGGTGAAGATACtcacgatgatgatgacgaaacAACCGAAGAGAGTCAAAGTGAGACAACAGATACTTCTGGCACTGGAAAACAACTGAGAGGTGGTCCATCTGCCAAACGTGGACGTACACCAAGAGGTGGTAAAAAGACGTCCGGTATTGCGGCAGCCATTTCGCCACCAGAAACTGGTGTACAAACACGACGTGCTAAAGGAACACCTAGTACACGTGGTCGTAAAGGTCGTCCACCAACTAAATCGCTTCCACCAATTCAACACCAGGTGTTGCAACCAACTTCTACACCAGTGGTGGTCGATAAGAAACGAAATGCCGTTTCAGCTAGTGACCAAGATGTTTATGAATTTCATGAAGATTCAGGTGAAGAGACACAACCAAAATCAGCAACTTCATCGACAGTTTGTGGTGATCGTCCTCGTCTCATTTTAACCATAAAAAGTCCAGGTCAACCAGCTGCAGCAGCTGTTGTAAAAACAACCGAAAAAGAAGTTGTTCCAATAGAAGCACCCATATCATCGCCTTCCTCCCAATCAGTGGCACCATCAATTCAGCCTCCACAATCGCCATCGACTCCTGAACCAACTGAAGGTCACATGAAAGACTCAAAGAAAGACTTTCAAACGCCCAACACTCGAAAGTCACGTCGGCTTCAGGAGAAAGATCGCAACACAGTGGATGATATTATTGAAGATGTTGTTCGTAATACTCAGACATCGCCCAAAGGTGGACAAACACCACCTCGTCGATCAACCCGCATTGCTCAGCCAAAGAAACCAGGCCAGCCAGCAGAGTTGTTGAATAATTCATCAACTCCTAAGCCCAGACGATCCAAAGATCGTTCCAAGGTTGGTGGTGGCGATAATTCCTCAGAAGCTGAAGATAAGTTTGATAAACTTAAATCTCCACAAACTGATGAGGATCTAAGCACAGAGAAAATACCTGAGCCAGAGAAGAAAGAATTGCCTGAGAAAACTGAAGTCATACCAGATGTCAAGGTAGTTGTTACTGCAacacaaccaacaacaacaacaacaactgtgcCCAGTGTAGTACAAACCACACCCGTAACTAAGACCATAGTATCAAATTCTGCTGTTCTTACATCATCGATGAAAGAATCGTTCTTGATAGATCCGGTCACAGGTCATCTAACTGTGGTCACACAACCACCAAAGGAGAATCAATTTGCAAATCAACCTGGAAGTACAGTCAAACAGCCAATAGTTGAAAAGAAATCTATACCACCAACAATTCCAACTGCTCCTGTGGTTGTACAACCTGTTCCTAGCACTAAGGAACCAATCAAAGTAATTGAAACGGAAAAAGTGACACCTTTCCCTTCATCAGTTCCAACATCTGGAACCAGTCATATGCCATCAAAGGTTGAACCTGTACCACAAATACCAGCAAATCCACCTTCGCAGCCAATGAGTGTTGTTGTTAAGCCGACCAATACTCAACAGCCTATTGGAAATCTACCTTTGACGACACCACAAGCTCCTCCTCAAATGAATGTTGTTGTCTCACAAAATTCATCACAATTACAGCAACAGCATATTCCAAAACCTCAGGCAATTGTAGTGCAACAAGTACAACCTCCATTGCAGCCACAATTGAGCTCAACACGACCAACAACTTTGAAAGCTCATGTGCTCAATAGTCAAAAgcatcaacaacagcaacaacaacagcagcaacaacaacagcagcagcaacaacatcaacagcagcaacaacaacagcatcatcaacaacagcagcagcaacaacaacagcagcagcaacaacaacagcagcagcaacaacaacagcagcaacatcagcaccagcaacaacaacaacaccatcatcaacaacaacatcatggACCCCAGCAATTGGGTCAAAGTGTTGTTAAGATGGGACACGCCAATCCAACACAATCACAAGCCCATGCTAATCAACAACCTCATATTGTTGTCACCAACGCTAGTCATGTGATTCAATCTGGCATGGTATCACGACATCTTCAACATGCAGCCGCCTTAGGAGGTTTGCAATCGCAAAACCCAACAGTCCCACCACCAGTGACGCATCCTAATTTAGTAGTGAACATTCCACCAGCTCATTCACCGCACGGTGCTGTCCATTCACCTCGAATCCAACAAGGTGTTGTAATAAAACAGGGAGTACCGCCAccacaacagcagcaacaacaacaacattctcAATTACACCCCGCTGCATTTGGACCCCAACAACAGTCACAGCAACAACAATTCCATCCACAACAAATTGTTCATGTGGTGTCCTCCAAAGCGCCAACTTCCCACCAGCAATTgcaacagcaacaacatcaTACACAGCATCCTCAACATCCACAGCAACATCAACCTGTAGTGATGCATGGCAAACAATTGCCGCcacagcaacaacagcagcaacatccACAAAATCTACCATATGGTCCATCACAAGCTCAACAGCAAATGGTCCAAGGTGGAAAGATCATCCAGCAACAATCTGCAATACAAGCAGTGGGCAAGCAACAACATTCGGCAACAATTCAAGTTCCAATACCTCATGCACATTTGCatttgcaacaacaacaacagcaggcGGCACAACAACAAAAGGCAGCACTATCGGCTGTTCCTATTGTGACACATCAGCAGATAATCAAGCAACCAGTGCCACAACAACAGCCGCCTCCACATCATATTgttcaacaacaacagcaacaacaaccgCCATCGCAACAACATCTCTTATCAGTGAAACAGCAACAAGCTGTCCAAGCACAGCCTTTAGTTCTAACCAGCCAGGCTGTAGCTGGAGCCAGTGGCAATACCAACACCAGCACAAACATAATATCAGGCTCCCAACATATCATGGCTCATGCACATCCAACGGCGCATTTGCATCAACCAACTGGTGCATCGTTGCTTCAAGCCAAACCAGCACACCAGCAGCAAGTAGTGCCACCAGCGGGCAAAGCTGTTATTGGTCTACAAGCACCACAAATAATGACGGGCGCTGTAGCAAGTCCACCGCTCAAACAAGCCCATCTTGCTGGTCAGCAACCAGTTGTAActggtaagttattatttaaaatatttagtaaaaatttaatttataactcTTTTTCTTTGATTTCGTCTTGCAGGTGCAAGTAGTTTACGTGCGACTGTACCACCAATAAGTCCCCAAGGACAATCAAGGCACTTGTTGCAGCCTGGTCTGCCAGTTGCTGCTTTTGAAGCAAACATGgtgagttttttttctattatttttttaatttttaataatgttcCTAACCTCAAAGCAACTTATTTTCTTACAAACTTTACTAACAcacaaaatgattattattattttttttaaatggaagcaGCATGAAATTGGAAACTATAGTTCAACTCGTTCGCAAAGTCCACCGCCTGCTCATCAGCAGGCAACA
Proteins encoded in this region:
- the LOC129921295 gene encoding protein split ends isoform X6 — translated: MIPSPSSVGHHRVPSWYDTSPSSNNNGGNNSGSSSSGSSSLPNQTSAPNSAATLLSAAVAAGSSSSQQSPAASRTVYGNVASAVVQPDTNSNSSNSSIGGIGGSGVGGGVGLGATNSYNNDLQILKSKSKKSRCGSESPCSGSIHNLTSAVAAAVVAAAAASSAGVNSSASSSSSCNSGSTIIAAPSSSTSNNNNNTSSSGGVLNIGHIPSSSSTTSSSAAYNNNNATTTPTNSSHSCHLVDRGNSSGSSNHSQNNHDGRGDGGSTASSRSHSRSPSSYSSTHSSSSNSHASSPVSGSEQPPTRTRNLQSAVSTPGQGKRNSTATSSSSTSSGGSGGGSGNPVVHSEDNRPLAIRVRNLPARSSDTSLKDGLFHEYKKHGKVTWVKVVGQNSERYALVCFKKPDDVDKALEVSHDKLFFGCKIEVEPYQGYDVDDNEFRPYEAELDEYHPKSTRTLFIGNLEKDITASELRAQFDCFGEIIEIDIKKQGMNAYAFCQYSDILSVVKAMRKMDGEHLGNNRIKLGFGKSMPTNCVWIDGVADNVSESHLMGQFSRYGSVSKVIIDRVRQLALVMFDQIQYAQTAVKEMRGTTMRGRKLQVDFASRECQEAFYEKLEKQTAAGSRFNRYDSQSSRSRASSFSRHQNSSGNCSPSNLSSVLSTSANGSSGSSSLQSVVGCSSLPAAASSIGSVAVLGGASSSSSSSLANSGVIPSVGVVSAVGGGVLPAAGSTTPRGARSRSSRHNTGDYEYLSERRFRSYDEYSQGSTASHDDDTTPTSQHCSGYPQRSDSPLSRICGGGSGSGGGVVGGAGSLSSAISIAGLTGINNTIDTFDISNSNNGRRRCDKSPGKQKGDIRNLQKERSHLLEQLEECPSSGDELVSPKKRMKFDHPSSLHHHNHHHTLAGLPQSHSIDGSSINSSNNTNSSSSVQPPALIGDSNCDVLSTDTNSSAVMQQQQQQQQQQQQQQQQQQQHPHPHPHRKSSMCGGVEVRRLSECNSLKYGTQQQPPPPLLHHHHHQQQQLQQQLQQQLSNNSSSSRRPSIELSSLAATARSSSNSDHTHTHTHTHTHTHTQNSTLNSSATSSSSSSVLTMNSSSSIACKRRRVVGSSSSLMAGGVLGGAQSSSTTASGGAAPGSSSTSSSTNPTTTNTLNDANHEYHTSRGRGHQLHSHHSHEASGGESADGSRPGTPLCDERPEIPVPSEPRRIPRDRPHEPMILPLPKFGIPFFQQYRMAAAATNQQMYASSSTSSIAGALSSTSLSLGTAAQAAANHSNSNPSNSLINSSSSSSSSSANAGPALLSNSSCGGHHSSLSSTLSSPPASMLLGGSRLSSNTASSLSSSAMHHHPHHHHHHHHHHQQHNNTSGGNNAHHMSSSQMHHQQQPDSSLANSLRSRSLSTNSSDSDAGARRSSSPTLEERIKSLDELYEKWNGGGSGLTSRLNQLTASTTPSSASSVDSSSHPLQHTTFPHYQHPNSVVTNSSSSFTPTRHKLFDLDVKEMKPSDIVKSVLAKKSIFDDDLQRLKNINEKYEPADVSHLTKAVLAASTSPALPNLAATKTPIVGCVTLNKIVPAVTQSVTVTSAAVLQRLSNSSPMNSPQGSMSPYNSPSPSPIVTGGTAPNGSKLVPSSIDSKSSAIITPQPAKGLQYPFPSHPPLVSSASGASPNGSEHSNSSSSKQDATATATTTTTPQPPTKPKTNSIQKSLSMPGDKMSSVPVATVVATATLVNTTTPTVSHSVAQPSRVLVKSASIPGSTNIGTIKTTTGSSSSHSTSSSSQKQHHNNPIVVDDEIMTVTATPKVKHSTSTSSSSSRKGCEKSERSYKHNHRSDSTNSDKKSSSSSTKSEKVKSESSTERRKHSVSSAASIDESSLVSSSATNAENDKTDLKHQQHEEKEKEQRQERERQEKEKEKHQQKEKERREKELKKQREREEKEREERERKEREEQQQREREREREREEKERKERERREREEAERKEKEREREERERREKQEKQEREQKEREEKERRERERREEHERIYREQQQQQQKRQEQERREREQREQQPALPLEPPKEVPTPPAPPPNECHEKENRKNHTRADGSDITSADTLDFEKRFFRHMQHFEDKHNKENSGDDILLPSAEGQKNRSRKSSRNSPIRLPKRRLSSQDSMDTIEDPAKRVRMTSSTETSANLINNHKISDRRDSKDPSSKKHHKSSSSSHKNTNNDEKLQHQQQQLNEATSVEHRYRKDSGFEEKKFKKSDPGTFSMLMQRFKKHNNKDDKDAITNNINEKHEDQHMFVNNQPEESENVAPKTPQHTGAASSDEEDRQRQQSQHHHHHHQRHKSKREHREKKRHSIGDFEDREKKDQCESSSRHHDRKSSRSDEGSHSHHRHQQHHPPKPSSSCGSNSGGEKSSSHRNKSTPTSRLMLSDSNDSDSDAQTSKKHSIFDIPDEGPYVSMYDKVKARSCKNMQKQEEEKKIKAKFSQLKQCRAKREEKKRSTSYDGDSDSDFEDRQQRYRSGYKLNRCGGFISSSDESVIIQRRVSATGCNNISDDSDSDTRRMSFNRKRLNELCDADDSSETGIYIRKSSPCKKISSKRNSRSTRIESDSSDMDVEAPTQTSSVKLENNEDTEDIVEHKFKPEIKKEHSEDEQVQIVVKTEKIKSEGEDCEVDEETKPNVLPPPPVSIMCEVKKESKDFFELITESDNNNVHSESALESKESIFDSHYSPEGRKKHKKSKKRQKTPLPLDSDTNVSDKMEKIENTVEKFETNCSSAPMIDLFDKLKEETIAAATVPPPNQTTVQVNNIAAPSTPTTILSEKKRHKDRKDKKREKFRSVDFDKSTLSKEERHRLKKSKKSKSADLTRYTPSSANTTPSINSTVSSQNQKRTEEKMEYIFGPISDEEESQLSGSEPIVHTKSECGPVVSAAINPYKTEPLTPKSHTVEENEENKQKTLSSSHVERERHRKEKREKKRKEREKSREQHALAALQTSVSAHTTAKVEDDNSVDLDEAGRALEAQLMEDSDNKMTDETTPSTAATYRSDMTDVFRFSDGDENSMEVIPPQTATGTAEKKDVSHQPTQQQQQQDHHKNKEKKKKKKRSKEERHHQRREHHHNQQQQQQTQQQQQQQLDETAIMSPPPLCSSKLSIDIEDELKDPAPLCKPSPSLPCLFDDDEPTNIPKTSADILLRSPIREKTLISPIPKTPTLISSTVTPVTAVLTSTTPPSSKVPSLTKPTMSTVTEPKKKPENFIPGFDGELDEKISESAVQSISADFTASAIDSIVDVEPKIPVQSPPDSTKHLEKIEEKSRVVISQEETEDAVAALLGESFGNSSTVDYSLTDDPCDLQSTVIDEVVSQTVEEEQSAAVIPEEDAEEMLKAVQSLSNEDIDIKADTPQSEQDLQIDTDTEESPEDERPKTPDVDFDQLKGKKSEPTEVSSAPKETKEIKKSIVEAATTPSVITKVTDSTKKEEDKKPSSSELPKKPLPPKIEPPTITKEQPAVQPVQTILQPPQQQTLAQTTPVVKVETPLQIQPLKTNATPVAPPSQSPKVPVPTNQSVLIARPQFTIQPPSISIPDSQPPAHFIHPSINVVVSPRSTTDLKMHSPRAQQQPPSPSISGVRVPSPHSPNVQQRGASNIRQQLSPVTSPTPPQPHVILQQRQLMSPPCTAPPQTSSPSSMATGLNRMTVTTVSSVLSPATKATVHPVVLPNMINATSNMNVPTEQPENKETKHSKNHQASPMKPNAFDQHMMQQQNLSTVANKVGQPVANAYGNSPQQQPSQSPHRMSPHVLQQMGKMATHQQFMHHQHMMQMQQAQQHQQQQQQLLQMQLQMKNAQQKNSQLKQHQQQQPPQQQQQQRLLQTLHPPVSAPSGVPSSTPHPGSTLHCNNGGKDAIGRPIQSQSQHVVIVRQPQQQQQQQQQQQQQQQQQPISSQMPQMQKVLLQPQQPQVTTAKPQPPIIMQQQQQQHHKLPSTPNLIIQQKQPVPTSFIQQPQPQQQIQPQQQPMTPQQQQSMPPHQQSAPHVQPLQQLQQQPPQQPMQHLLPLQQQQPMHSRHHLPTQPEPPQQPNIVVKPPQQELPTLQKSHAPHMPQLLHDEPVITKPPSTPAKEVTPKPNDSDAIKILEKPPTTPVVAEVKPTESKPAEENVSVIKNQPTISPVVVSSPIQQHQNKEKSLLTEENVTKISPPKEDEIEQDSKEDSDYWSAKELNIDSVIKKVDAAICSTEESKKVPTPDVVIPIPSPTISTNIEKIEKKEPSQSKASVVPPPITPEEKLHNSSASVDISEVDRTGEDTHDDDDETTEESQSETTDTSGTGKQLRGGPSAKRGRTPRGGKKTSGIAAAISPPETGVQTRRAKGTPSTRGRKGRPPTKSLPPIQHQVLQPTSTPVVVDKKRNAVSASDQDVYEFHEDSGEETQPKSATSSTVCGDRPRLILTIKSPGQPAAAAVVKTTEKEVVPIEAPISSPSSQSVAPSIQPPQSPSTPEPTEGHMKDSKKDFQTPNTRKSRRLQEKDRNTVDDIIEDVVRNTQTSPKGGQTPPRRSTRIAQPKKPGQPAELLNNSSTPKPRRSKDRSKVGGGDNSSEAEDKFDKLKSPQTDEDLSTEKIPEPEKKELPEKTEVIPDVKVVVTATQPTTTTTTVPSVVQTTPVTKTIVSNSAVLTSSMKESFLIDPVTGHLTVVTQPPKENQFANQPGSTVKQPIVEKKSIPPTIPTAPVVVQPVPSTKEPIKVIETEKVTPFPSSVPTSGTSHMPSKVEPVPQIPANPPSQPMSVVVKPTNTQQPIGNLPLTTPQAPPQMNVVVSQNSSQLQQQHIPKPQAIVVQQVQPPLQPQLSSTRPTTLKAHVLNSQKHQQQQQQQQQQQQQQQQHQQQQQQQHHQQQQQQQQQQQQQQQQQQQQQQQHQHQQQQQHHHQQQHHGPQQLGQSVVKMGHANPTQSQAHANQQPHIVVTNASHVIQSGMVSRHLQHAAALGGLQSQNPTVPPPVTHPNLVVNIPPAHSPHGAVHSPRIQQGVVIKQGVPPPQQQQQQQHSQLHPAAFGPQQQSQQQQFHPQQIVHVVSSKAPTSHQQLQQQQHHTQHPQHPQQHQPVVMHGKQLPPQQQQQQHPQNLPYGPSQAQQQMVQGGKIIQQQSAIQAVGKQQHSATIQVPIPHAHLHLQQQQQQAAQQQKAALSAVPIVTHQQIIKQPVPQQQPPPHHIVQQQQQQQPPSQQHLLSVKQQQAVQAQPLVLTSQAVAGASGNTNTSTNIISGSQHIMAHAHPTAHLHQPTGASLLQAKPAHQQQVVPPAGKAVIGLQAPQIMTGAVASPPLKQAHLAGQQPVVTGASSLRATVPPISPQGQSRHLLQPGLPVAAFEANMHEIGNYSSTRSQSPPPAHQQATPITAGEGPYPAGAIRGVTRDHIIMYQQYLRAQDALGTARIPYIARSPLLPGATDQKDVVELDESMVASPPLELRRPGSVPRTVAVPHSLQSPQDRATDSPQVAQVYVHNTRIPHPHFPEVPGRFYESVRQLPAEPPPAHRPSHSVVAPAPSGYVAQAAGPANHSHLHPKIFDRERERERERDREQREREQRERELRDQRDHRDLREKERISIPGGHTSMPSHDSLVPALPTPSGRNLQVATPPHASQVPPPQPDSLLTLLQRYPVMWQGLLALKTDQAAVQMHFVFGNPLVARASLPCNSDGSTPPLRIAQRMRLEQTQLEGVAKKMQYENEHCMLLALPCGRDHADVLQQSRNLQTGFITYLQQKMAAGIVNIPMPGSEQAAYVVHIFPSCDFANENLERAAPDLKNRVAEIAHLLIVIATV